The Pseudofrankia sp. DC12 region GGCGGCGCATCGGGTGCTCCCGCCTCGACGGGCAGGGGCATGCTCAGCCGAACCGTCCGGAGATGTAGTCCTCGGTCCGCTTCTCCGTCGGGTTGCTGAAGATCTTGGTGGTCTTGTCGTACTCGATCAGCTTGCCGGGCTGGCCGGTCGCCTCCAGCGAGAAGAACGCGGTCGCGTCGCTCACCCGGGACGCCTGCTGCATGTTGTGGGTGACGATCACGATCGTGTAGCTGTTCTTCAGCTTCTGGATGAGGTCCTCGATCGCGAGGGTCGAGATCGGGTCGAGCGCGGAGCACGGCTCGTCCATGAGCAGCACCTCGGGCTCGACCGCGATGGCGCGCGCGATGCACAGCCGTTGCTGCTGGCCGCCCGAAAGGCCGGCGCCCGGCCGGCCGAGGCGGTCCTTGACCTCGTCCCAGAGGTTCGCGCCGCGCAGCGACTCCTCGACCCGCTCGTCGAGCAGCGCCTTCTTGCGGACGCCGTTGAGCTTCAGCCCGGCGATCACGTTCTCGTAGATCGACATGGTCGGGAACGGGTTCGGCCGCTGGAAGACCATGCCGACCCGGCGACGCACGTTCACCGGGTCGACCCCGGGGCCGTACAGGTCCTCGCCGTCGAGCAGGACCTTGCCCTCGACGCGAGCGCCCGGGATGACCTCGTGCATCCGGTTCAGGGTGCGCAGCACGGTCGACTTGCCGCAGCCGGACGGGCCGATGAACGCGGTGACGTTCTTCGGCTCGATGGTGAGCGCGACCTGCGACACGGCCTTGAACTTGCCGTAGAAGATGTCGATGCCCTGGATATCGATTCGGGTCGCCATTGCTACCTCTGCTACCTGAGCCGCCGGGGCTCGCTCGACACGACGGTGAGTTCGGGTTGGGTCCGGGAAGGAATCGGGCTGAGCATTCCCCGGCCCGTCAGGCCTTGGCCCGGCGCGACACGAGCCGGGCGATGAGGTTGAGCAGCATGATCAGGATGATCAGCGTGAGCGCGCCGGCCCAGGCACGGGCAATCGCGGACGCCTGCGGCTTGGTGGCCTCGGTGAAGATGAAGATCGGCAGCGACGACTGGTGACCCACGAACGGGTTGGAGTTGATGTAGTCGTTGCCGAAGATCGTAAGGAGCAGCGGCGCCGTCTCGCCGGCCACCCGGGAGATGGCCAGCATGACGCCGGTCACAATGCCGGGCAGGGCGGTCGGGATGACGACCTTCATAATCGTCCGCCACCGCTCGATCCCGAGGGCGAAGCTCGCCTCACGCAGCTCGTTCGGGACGAGCTTGAGCATTTCCTCGGTCGAGCGGACCACCGTCGGGATCATCAGGATGACCAGGGCGAGCGAGCCCGCGAATCCCGTCTGGTGCTGGTGCAGCAGCAGGATGTAGAAGGCGAAGATGAACAGGCCGGCGACGATTGACGGCAGGCCGGTCAGCACGTCGACGAAGAAGCTGATCGTCCGGCTCAGCCGGTTCCGCCGGCCGTACTCGACCAGGTAGACCGCGACGAGCACGCCGAACGGGATGGAGATCAGGCTGGCAAGGCCGATCTGCTCGAGCGTTCCGATCAGCGCCGCGTAGACCCCACCGCCGGCGTCACGGGCACTGATCCCCGCCATCGAGTGGGTGAGGAAGCTGATGTCCAGCCGGCTGGCGCCCTTGACGAGCACCTGGACCAGAACCGCGACCAGCGGGACGAGCGCCAGCAGCAGGGTGCCGAAGATGATGGTCCGCGCGAACCGGTCGACGGCGCGGCGGCCGCCCTCCACCAGAGTGGAGGCGATCGTCTGACCGATCCCGTAGAGCAGAATCGCGATCAGCCCGGTCTGGACCTTGCCCTGGATCGACGTGGCGAAGTACAGCACCAGGGCGACGGCGATCGCGCCGACGGCGACCGCCGGCAGCACGTACGCCGGAAGCTGGTTGCCCTTGAGGTGCAGATGGTCGTCGGACGGGGCGCCGGCCGGCGCCTCTGCGGTCGCAGTGGTCACGTGGCGCTCCCGGAGAACTCGGCGCGCCGGGCGATGACCGCGCGAGCCGCCATGTTGACGATCATGGTGACGATGAACAGCACCAGACCGGAGGCGATCAGGGCGCCGCGACCGTTGTCGTTCGCCTCGCCGTACGCGTTCGCGATGTTCGCGGCGATCGTGTTTCCGGCCGGCGTCAGGACGCGCCACGGGATGTTGAACGATGCGGGCAGCACCAGGGCGACCGCGATCGTCTCGCCCATCGCGCGGCCGAGGCCGAGCATCGCACCGCTGATCACGCCGGGCTGGCCGTAGGGCAGCACCGCGGTACGGATCATCTCCCAGCGGGTGGCACCAAGGGCGAGCGCCGCCTCCTTGTGAGCCGTCGGCACCTGCCGGAACACCTCACGCGAGATGGCGGCGATCGTGGGAAGGATCATCACGGCCAGCACCACGCTGGCGACGAAGATGCCTCGGCCGACGGTGCCCGCACCGTGCGTGTTGAAGATGCCGATGTTGTCCGGCGCCTTGGCGATGCCGGCGACGATGCCGACGAGGAGGCCGAGGACGCCGCCCGTCGTGGCGAACGAGCCGGAGGTCCCGCGGCCCACGAGACGCTGGACGACGAAGCCGATGATCGCGCCGGCGAGCTCGGGCCAGGGGAACCAGAGCAGGTACTGGTTCATCCAGGACTCGACGCCGACCATGTGTGGCACGAGGATGACCAGGCCCCACAGCCCGTAGACGACGCTGGGCACCGCGGCGAGCAGGTCCACAACGTAGGCGATCGGGTCGGCGACCCGGCGCGGCGCGTAGTTCGTGATGCAGAGCGCGATGCCGACCCCCACCGGCACGGCGAGGAGCATCGCGATGGCCGCGGTGATGACCGTTCCGGACAGCAGCGCGGCGATGCCGAAGACCGGCGGGATGTCGTTCGGGTTCCAGGTCTTCGTGGTGAAGAAGTCGCCCTTGTTCGCGCCCAGCGCGCCGGTGGCCTGCACAACGAGAAAAACGGCGATGGCTGCGATGAGAACTAGCAGCCCAACGCCGCAGGCCCGGGTCAGGTTCTTGAACAGCGAGTCGGCGAGGCTGACCTTCGCCTTGCCGCCCTCGGGTGTGATGGGAGGATGTGGCTCGATGCCTTCAGGCCCCCCCGGCCCAGCAGGACCGCCCGGCTCGATGGCCGGCTCTGTCGTCATCGTCCCCTCCTAGTCAGGTGGCTGGATCGACCCGTTCTCGGCCGAGTTCACCGGGTCCAGCCCATCGTCTCCCCGGTCCGCCCGGTCCGCCCGGGCCGGCCAGGCCGGCCCGGGCGGAGATGGCTCCGGCCGCGCTGGGCGGCCTGGTCCACGCGGGCGGTCGGCCGAGGCCGACCAATGTGCCCGGCCGCGACCGGGGTGCGGACACCCCGGCCGCGGCCGGACGGACAACCATCGACGCGAGACGAACCCGCGCCTTCAGGGAGCCGCTTGGTTCGGTGTTACGGGAGGGTGGCGATGACCCCGCGGACCTTGGTGGCCAGCGAGGAGGGGAGCGGAGCGTAGCCCACGTCGACGATCGAGGACTGGCCCGCGTCGGAGGTGGCGTAGGTGAGGAAGGACTTCACCAGGCCGGCCTTCGCCGGGTCCTGACCCGCGGTGCAGACGATCTCGTAGGAGATCAGGTAGATCGGGTACGCGCCGGCGACCTTGGCCGAGTAGTCGAAGGTGACCTTGAGGTCGTTGCCGTCGGCCACCGTGGCGCTCGACAGGCCCTTCGACGCCGCGGCCGTGCTGGGCTTGACGTACTCGCCGTTCGCGTTCTTGATCTCGGCGGTCGGCAGGCCCGCGTTGTCCGCGTAGGACTGCTCGACGTAGCCGATGGCGCCCGCGGTCGACTTCACGACGGAGGTGACGCCGTCGCTGCCCTTGGCGCCCTGGCCGCCCGGGGCCTTCCAGTCCGAGCTGTGGTCGGTCGGGTAGTCAGCCGGAGCCGCACCGTGCATGAACTTCGAGAAGTTGTCGGTGGTGCCCGAGCTGTCCGACCGGTGGATGGCCTGGATCGGGGTGCTGGGCAGGGAGACGCCGCTGTTCTCGGCCTTGATCGCCGGGTCGTCCCACTTGGTGATCGTGCCGGAGAAGATCTTGGCGACCAGCGACGGCGACAGCTTCAGCGTCGAGACGCCGGACAGGTTGTAGATCAGGGTGATCGGGCCGGCGACGGTCGGGATGTCGATGGCCGAGCCGCCGGTGCAGACGGCGTCCGCCTGGGCCTTCTGCGGGTCCGCGAGCGCCGAGTCGGAGCCAGCGAAGTCGACCTGCTTGGCGATGAAGGCGTTACGGCCCGCGCCGGAGCCGACCGACGCGTACTGGATCTGCGCGCCGGAGCACTTCGCCGTGTAGTCCTTGACCCACTGGTCCATGGCGTTCTTCTGCGCCGACGAACCCGAGCCGCTGACGCTCCCGGTGGCGCAGCTGATCGTCGCGGCCGACGTGCCGGCGGCCGACGGAGTCGAGCCGCTGGCGTTGTCGCTGTTGTTGTCCGAGCCACAAGCCGCGACCCCGAGCAGCGCCGCGACGGCGATGCCGGCAGCGGCGGACTGACGCTTGCCTACCTTCACGAGTAGCCCTTCTGAATGGCGCCCGAAGGCACCTGCCCCCAGCAGTCCGATCCGGACCACCGGTGGAACATCGAAGCGGGCCACGATGAACCCAGAATGAACAAACCCGAACACAAACCAGACACACACTGGAACACCTACCCGTATGCGCTGATCCATCGGCAAGACGGCCAGTCGATCGCAAAATCGACTACGAACGGTAACCGAACGGTTTTGTTCACCTACGGTCGGACCACTGATCGACTACGTTGAGCGCCTCGACCGCCACCCCGCACGGCCCGGCCTGCGGCGGTCGAGCAGCCCACGCTGGCCGCCCGCGACGCCGGTTCGGGGGCAGCCGCCCGCGCGGGACGGACCGCCAGCCCGCTTTTCCAGAGACACACCGGGCGGCGGTTGAACAGCTACGCAACGCAACCGACGTGGGCAGAGCGCTGCCCAGCGCCCCAATCGCCCCGAGTTCGCCCTTCACCGATCACCGATCATGGTTGATTGCTGTCGAGCAAGGTCGTTGTAGCTGACAGCATGCGTCTTGTAGCCGCTGGTCATGGAGGCGATGACGACTCCGACCGGCACCGCCACGACGCCTCGCCCCGCGGTCGGATCCGCGCCCCGGGACTCCCCCGCAGGGCGCGGGCCCGGACCGGGGACCGGCGCGGCCCGGCGGCGCCGGACCGGCCGCGGCCGCGCGGTGACCGAGCACGGGGCCGGCGCCCGCAGGCAAAGGAGACATTGATGAACGACACCGCCGCCGGCGCCGGTGACCTCAAGAACGGAGACGACATCGAGGAGCTGGACCCCGAGCCGAGCCACCTGGCCGAGCTGCCGCGCTCGCTCGCCGTGGTGCGGACAGCTCGCGAGGGGAACGCCGTCGAGCACCGGCTCCTGATCTCGCCCGGCGCGACCGCCGCCGACGTCACCGCGGCGATGATCCTGATGCCCCCGGCCGCGGCCCTCGTCGGCCACCGCGGCGCCGGCGACGTCGCGCTCGTGTTCCACGAGCCGGTCGGCCTTGCCACCGGCGCGGCGCTCTGGGCCGCCGGCGCCGGCGTACCCGGGCCCGGGAAATACCCAGACCAGGACGACGACCGGGCCTGACGCCGCGGGGCCGCGCTCCTCCGGTTGCCCCAGGCACGCAGGGCAATCGCTCGGACGGCTGGTGTGGGCAATATCGTGGACGCGTGGCCGTACTGACGCTTCGTTCCGACGACTTCCCCCGCTGGTACCAGGACGTGATCGCCAAGGCCGAGCTGGCCGACAACGGTCCGGTCCGGGGGTCGATGGTGATCCGACCGTACGGCTACTCGCTCTGGGAGCGGATGCAGGCCGACGTCGACGCCCGGATCAAGGCGGCCGGCGCCGTCAACGCGTACTTCCCGCTGTTCATCCCGGAGAGCTACCTACGCCGGGAGGCCGAGCACGTCGAGGGGTTCAGCCCGGAGCTCGCGGTCGTCACCCATGGCGGTGGCAAGGAGCTGGAGGAGCCGGTCGTCGTCCGGCCGACCAGTGAGACGGTCATCGGCGAGTACATGGCGAAGTGGACCCAGAGCTACCGCGATCTGCCGCTGCTGCTCAACCAGTGGGCGAACGTCGTCCGCTGGGAGCTGCGGCCGCGGCTTTTCCTGCGCACCAGCGAGTTCCTCTGGCAGGAGGGCCACACCGCACACGCCGACCAGGCCGACGCCGCCGCCTACGCCCGGCGGATCGCACTGGAGGTCTACCAGGACTTCATGGTCTCCGTGCTGGCCATGCCCGTCTTCGTCGGGCGCAAGACCCGCAAGGAGCGCTTCGCCGGCGCGATCAACACCCTCACCTGCGAGGGCATGATGGGCGACGGCAAGGCGCTGCAGATGGCCACCAGCCACGAGCTCGGCCAGAACTTCGCCCGTGCCTTCGACATCGACTACCTCGGTGCCGACGGCGCCCGTCACCTGGCCTGGACGACCTCGTGGGGCTCGTCGACCCGGATGGTCGGCGGCCTGATCATGGCCCACGGCGACGACGCGGGCCTGCGCGTCCCGCCGCGGCTGGCCCCGACCCAGGTCGTCGTCCTGCCGGTCCGCGACGACGAGAAGGTCGTGGCGGCCGCCACCCAGGTCCTCGACGCGCTGAAGGCCGCCGGGGTGCGGGTCGCGCTGGACGCCCGGCCGGGGCTGTCGTTCGGCCGCCGGGTCACCGACTGGGAGCTCAAGGGCGTGCCGGTCCGCGTCGAGGCCGGTCCGCGCGACCTGGCGGTCGGCAACGTCACCCTGGCCCGCCGCGACACCGGGGAGAAGGTCACCGTCCCGCTCGCCGAGGCGGCGGCCCGCGTCCCGGCGCTGCTCGACGACGTCCAGTCCGGCCTCTACCAGCAGGCGCTCGCTCTGCGCGACTCCCGGACCGCCGATGTCACCTCGCTCGCGGACGCGATCGAAGCGGCTGCCACCGGCTTCGCCCGGCTGCCCTGGCGCCTGGTCGGCGACGAGGGCGAGGCCCGCCTCGCCGCCGAGTCCCTGACCGTGCGCTGCATCCAGAACCCCGACGGCACCTACCCCACCGGCACGGATGACATCGACGACCTCGTCTGCCTGGTCGCCCGCGCCTACTGACCCGACCGGACGGCCAACGGGCCGATCCCAGCGCCCACGGGCCCGGCCGCGACACCAGCGGTCGGGCCCGTGGCGTCTTCGCCTGCCGCGCGCCGAACTCACCAGTAGAACACGATTTCGCTCCGACGACGCCTGCCTGTACGGCAACCCTTGACTGTCATGAAACGCAATTTCAGACTGGGCCCAGGCTGGACGGGGCTGGGGCGAGAGCAGGGGCAGTCGCGGCGTCCGGGAACCGGCCGGTGAGTCGGGCCCGCCCGGCCGGACTCGACCGTGGCCGCCGGCCCACGCCACGGCCTGGCACCTGTCGACGAGGATGTGAGATGGCGTTCCCCACCGGAGTCCCGATCATCGACACGATGATCGGCTTTCCGCAGCCCGGCACCTCGCAGTACGACTTCATCCGCCGGCAGCTCAAGGACGCCGAGTCCAAGGAGTTCGCCTTCCCGGCCGAGTACATGTTCAAGAACGTCCCGCACGACCTGCCGACCGACGACCCGGTGAGCGTCACGCTGCACGAGATGGACCGGTTCGGCGTCGAGAAGGGCCTGACCGGCTGCGCCGGCGAGTCCGCCCGTGTCGCGCTGAAGAAGTTCCCCGACCGGTTCGTGCCGAGTGGCAACATCAACGACCCGAACGACGTCATGGGCACCGTTCGCGCCATCGTCCGGGACTACGAGGAGTACGGCATCCGGGCGGTCGGGGCCTTCCCGTCCGGAACCTTCCCGCAGGTCGCGATCAATGACGAGAAGATGTACCCGGCGTACGCGAAGTGCGTGGAGCTGGGCATCGCGGTGTTCTGCTGCGCCGGCGTCCCCGGGCCGCGGCTGAAGCTCGAGCCACAGCGGGTCGAGCTGATCGACCAGGTCATGTTCGACTTCCCCGACCTCGTCTTCGTCACCCGGCACGGCTGCGAGCCGTGGACCGACCTGGCCGTGAAGCTGCTGCTCAAGTGGCCGAACCTGTACTACTCGACGTCCGC contains the following coding sequences:
- the pstS gene encoding phosphate ABC transporter substrate-binding protein PstS, whose translation is MKVGKRQSAAAGIAVAALLGVAACGSDNNSDNASGSTPSAAGTSAATISCATGSVSGSGSSAQKNAMDQWVKDYTAKCSGAQIQYASVGSGAGRNAFIAKQVDFAGSDSALADPQKAQADAVCTGGSAIDIPTVAGPITLIYNLSGVSTLKLSPSLVAKIFSGTITKWDDPAIKAENSGVSLPSTPIQAIHRSDSSGTTDNFSKFMHGAAPADYPTDHSSDWKAPGGQGAKGSDGVTSVVKSTAGAIGYVEQSYADNAGLPTAEIKNANGEYVKPSTAAASKGLSSATVADGNDLKVTFDYSAKVAGAYPIYLISYEIVCTAGQDPAKAGLVKSFLTYATSDAGQSSIVDVGYAPLPSSLATKVRGVIATLP
- the pstA gene encoding phosphate ABC transporter permease PstA, producing the protein MTTATAEAPAGAPSDDHLHLKGNQLPAYVLPAVAVGAIAVALVLYFATSIQGKVQTGLIAILLYGIGQTIASTLVEGGRRAVDRFARTIIFGTLLLALVPLVAVLVQVLVKGASRLDISFLTHSMAGISARDAGGGVYAALIGTLEQIGLASLISIPFGVLVAVYLVEYGRRNRLSRTISFFVDVLTGLPSIVAGLFIFAFYILLLHQHQTGFAGSLALVILMIPTVVRSTEEMLKLVPNELREASFALGIERWRTIMKVVIPTALPGIVTGVMLAISRVAGETAPLLLTIFGNDYINSNPFVGHQSSLPIFIFTEATKPQASAIARAWAGALTLIILIMLLNLIARLVSRRAKA
- a CDS encoding amidohydrolase family protein, which encodes MAFPTGVPIIDTMIGFPQPGTSQYDFIRRQLKDAESKEFAFPAEYMFKNVPHDLPTDDPVSVTLHEMDRFGVEKGLTGCAGESARVALKKFPDRFVPSGNINDPNDVMGTVRAIVRDYEEYGIRAVGAFPSGTFPQVAINDEKMYPAYAKCVELGIAVFCCAGVPGPRLKLEPQRVELIDQVMFDFPDLVFVTRHGCEPWTDLAVKLLLKWPNLYYSTSAFRPKYYPKAIIDFANTRGADKILYAGYFPMGLTLERIMTDMPTVPFRDHVWPKFLHENARKVLKLDG
- the proS gene encoding proline--tRNA ligase, with protein sequence MAVLTLRSDDFPRWYQDVIAKAELADNGPVRGSMVIRPYGYSLWERMQADVDARIKAAGAVNAYFPLFIPESYLRREAEHVEGFSPELAVVTHGGGKELEEPVVVRPTSETVIGEYMAKWTQSYRDLPLLLNQWANVVRWELRPRLFLRTSEFLWQEGHTAHADQADAAAYARRIALEVYQDFMVSVLAMPVFVGRKTRKERFAGAINTLTCEGMMGDGKALQMATSHELGQNFARAFDIDYLGADGARHLAWTTSWGSSTRMVGGLIMAHGDDAGLRVPPRLAPTQVVVLPVRDDEKVVAAATQVLDALKAAGVRVALDARPGLSFGRRVTDWELKGVPVRVEAGPRDLAVGNVTLARRDTGEKVTVPLAEAAARVPALLDDVQSGLYQQALALRDSRTADVTSLADAIEAAATGFARLPWRLVGDEGEARLAAESLTVRCIQNPDGTYPTGTDDIDDLVCLVARAY
- the pstB gene encoding phosphate ABC transporter ATP-binding protein PstB, translating into MATRIDIQGIDIFYGKFKAVSQVALTIEPKNVTAFIGPSGCGKSTVLRTLNRMHEVIPGARVEGKVLLDGEDLYGPGVDPVNVRRRVGMVFQRPNPFPTMSIYENVIAGLKLNGVRKKALLDERVEESLRGANLWDEVKDRLGRPGAGLSGGQQQRLCIARAIAVEPEVLLMDEPCSALDPISTLAIEDLIQKLKNSYTIVIVTHNMQQASRVSDATAFFSLEATGQPGKLIEYDKTTKIFSNPTEKRTEDYISGRFG
- a CDS encoding PstC family ABC transporter permease: MTTEPAIEPGGPAGPGGPEGIEPHPPITPEGGKAKVSLADSLFKNLTRACGVGLLVLIAAIAVFLVVQATGALGANKGDFFTTKTWNPNDIPPVFGIAALLSGTVITAAIAMLLAVPVGVGIALCITNYAPRRVADPIAYVVDLLAAVPSVVYGLWGLVILVPHMVGVESWMNQYLLWFPWPELAGAIIGFVVQRLVGRGTSGSFATTGGVLGLLVGIVAGIAKAPDNIGIFNTHGAGTVGRGIFVASVVLAVMILPTIAAISREVFRQVPTAHKEAALALGATRWEMIRTAVLPYGQPGVISGAMLGLGRAMGETIAVALVLPASFNIPWRVLTPAGNTIAANIANAYGEANDNGRGALIASGLVLFIVTMIVNMAARAVIARRAEFSGSAT